From Aristaeella lactis, the proteins below share one genomic window:
- the trmFO gene encoding methylenetetrahydrofolate--tRNA-(uracil(54)-C(5))-methyltransferase (FADH(2)-oxidizing) TrmFO, translating to MSDRTATVIGAGLAGCEAAWQLAQKGIQVRLIEMKPVRMSPAHHSEQLAELVCSNSFRGDRLTNAVGLLKEEMRIMGSLIMRCADETRVPAGGALAVDRDSFSAHVTKAVSEHPLIQLVREEAVSIPDGPVIIATGPLTSDRLAEVIMSVPGLSTLNFYDAAAPIVLRESLDENKLFRLSRYNRGNDYLNAPMTEEQYTVFINELVRAETAEVHGFEENRVFEGCMPIESMAKRGFMVPAFGPMKPVGLADPRTGKEPFAVVQLRQDNASDTMYNLVGFQTRLKFGEQKRVFGLIPGLEHAEFARYGVMHRNTFLNSPGFLNASFEMISRKQCFFAGQITGVEGYVESAGSGLVAGLTLAAELNGTEPPVFPSYTALGAMGKHVSTPNPNFQPMNCSFGLIDPLPVVPGQKRLKKKQDRYEAVAERALAYIRSMSSETGGN from the coding sequence ATGAGTGATCGTACCGCAACGGTCATCGGAGCCGGTCTCGCCGGCTGTGAAGCCGCATGGCAGCTGGCGCAGAAGGGGATACAGGTTCGTCTGATCGAAATGAAACCCGTCCGGATGTCGCCGGCGCATCATTCCGAACAGCTGGCCGAACTTGTATGTTCCAACAGTTTCCGCGGCGACAGGCTGACCAATGCCGTCGGACTGCTGAAGGAAGAAATGCGGATTATGGGTTCGCTGATCATGCGCTGTGCTGATGAAACACGCGTACCGGCCGGCGGTGCCCTTGCAGTGGATCGTGATTCCTTTTCAGCGCATGTGACAAAAGCTGTTTCAGAACATCCCCTGATTCAGCTCGTCCGAGAGGAAGCTGTATCCATTCCCGACGGTCCTGTGATCATTGCCACCGGTCCGCTGACAAGCGACAGGCTGGCTGAGGTGATCATGTCCGTTCCCGGTCTGTCAACGCTGAATTTTTATGACGCCGCGGCACCCATCGTCCTCAGGGAGTCCCTGGACGAAAACAAGCTTTTCCGCCTCAGTCGGTATAACAGGGGAAACGACTACCTGAACGCCCCCATGACAGAAGAACAGTACACTGTTTTTATCAATGAGCTGGTAAGGGCTGAGACTGCCGAAGTGCACGGATTTGAGGAAAACCGTGTGTTTGAGGGCTGTATGCCGATCGAAAGCATGGCGAAGCGCGGCTTTATGGTTCCTGCTTTCGGGCCCATGAAACCTGTCGGCCTGGCAGATCCCAGGACAGGCAAAGAGCCTTTCGCTGTCGTTCAGCTCCGTCAGGACAATGCTTCCGACACCATGTATAACCTTGTGGGCTTCCAGACTCGTCTTAAATTCGGTGAACAGAAACGCGTCTTCGGCCTGATTCCCGGACTGGAACATGCCGAGTTCGCCCGTTACGGCGTTATGCACCGGAATACTTTCCTGAACAGTCCCGGATTCCTGAATGCGTCCTTTGAAATGATCAGCCGGAAGCAATGCTTCTTCGCCGGACAGATTACCGGTGTGGAAGGCTATGTTGAAAGCGCCGGAAGCGGACTGGTTGCAGGATTAACCCTGGCCGCCGAGCTGAACGGCACCGAACCGCCCGTCTTCCCGTCATACACAGCCCTTGGCGCCATGGGAAAACATGTATCCACCCCGAATCCGAATTTCCAGCCGATGAACTGCTCCTTCGGGCTGATTGACCCGCTTCCGGTTGTTCCGGGTCAGAAGCGCCTGAAAAAGAAGCAGGACCGGTATGAAGCAGTCGCGGAGAGAGCCCTGGCCTATATCCGATCCATGAGTTCAGAGA
- the topA gene encoding type I DNA topoisomerase: MATTKQKLIIVESPAKAKTIGKYLGKGYKVEASQGHVCDLPKSQLGVDIDHDFDLKYITIRGRGDILSRIRKEARNASQVYFATDPDREGEAISWHLFHVLGVDESAPCRIEFNEVTKKAVQAAIKKPRKLDMGRIDAQQARRALDRLVGYKISPLLWVKVKKGLSAGRVQSVATRMVVEREREIDNFIPEEYWDISAECAAGGEKKPIAFTAKFVSLDGKKCPVSSREEAEKIKALIESGSFSVTDIRRKDKKRQPAPPFTTSSLQQEAGRKLSFTTAKTMQVVQQLYEGVDLQGEGAQGLVTYIRTDSVRISDEAMTALRAFIPEKYGKEFLPKVKNEFKGRKNAQDAHEAIRPTDVTRTPESIKASLTREQFMLYRLIYNRYVASQMSPAVYETLSAEITDKRIGLRFYGEHKTFAGFTALYEEGTDEATDNVEMTLPALKEGQKITVSKVSTDQHFTQPPSRFTEASLVRTLEENGIGRPSTYAPTITTIISRGYVSREKKRLFPTELGIMVTEMMEKYFSRIVDTEFTAIMEEKLDEVEEGKTDWKQILREFYPDFVSTLSVAEKEIEKVEVKDDVSDVRCDKCGSMMVYKMGKYGRFLACPNFPECRNTMPILNYIDASCPLCGKRLLEKTSRKNRKFYGCEGYPECDFVSWDKPANEKCPKCGQYMIEKRNNKGETLHLCTNENCRFKKTVAGAEEEENE, from the coding sequence ATGGCAACCACCAAGCAGAAACTGATCATTGTCGAATCCCCCGCGAAAGCGAAAACCATCGGGAAATACCTGGGCAAAGGGTATAAGGTTGAAGCTTCGCAGGGACATGTCTGCGACCTGCCGAAAAGTCAGCTGGGCGTTGATATTGACCATGATTTTGATCTGAAATATATCACAATCCGCGGACGCGGCGACATTCTCAGCCGTATACGCAAGGAAGCGCGGAACGCCTCCCAGGTTTATTTCGCGACAGACCCTGACCGCGAGGGAGAAGCCATCAGCTGGCATCTGTTTCACGTACTTGGCGTTGATGAATCTGCTCCGTGCCGGATTGAATTCAACGAAGTTACCAAAAAGGCTGTTCAGGCAGCCATTAAGAAGCCCCGTAAGCTGGATATGGGCCGCATTGATGCCCAGCAGGCCCGTCGTGCCCTGGACCGTCTTGTAGGCTATAAGATCAGTCCTCTGCTCTGGGTAAAAGTGAAAAAGGGCCTGTCCGCAGGCCGCGTTCAGAGTGTTGCCACCCGTATGGTGGTGGAGCGTGAACGCGAGATCGATAATTTCATTCCCGAGGAATACTGGGATATCAGCGCTGAATGCGCAGCGGGCGGAGAAAAGAAGCCTATCGCTTTCACCGCTAAATTCGTCAGCCTGGACGGTAAAAAGTGCCCTGTTTCCAGCAGGGAAGAAGCTGAAAAGATTAAAGCGCTGATCGAATCCGGCAGTTTTTCCGTTACCGACATTCGCAGGAAGGACAAAAAGAGGCAGCCCGCTCCGCCTTTCACAACCTCCAGCCTGCAGCAGGAAGCCGGCAGAAAGCTCAGCTTTACGACTGCCAAAACCATGCAGGTGGTGCAGCAGCTCTATGAAGGTGTTGACCTGCAGGGAGAAGGAGCGCAGGGTCTTGTAACCTATATCCGTACCGACAGCGTACGGATCAGTGATGAAGCCATGACCGCCCTGCGCGCGTTCATCCCGGAAAAATACGGCAAGGAATTCCTTCCTAAAGTAAAGAACGAATTCAAGGGACGGAAAAACGCGCAGGACGCGCATGAAGCTATCCGTCCTACGGACGTAACCCGCACCCCCGAATCCATCAAAGCATCCCTGACAAGGGAACAGTTCATGCTGTACCGGCTGATCTATAACCGTTATGTGGCCAGCCAGATGTCCCCGGCTGTCTATGAAACCCTGTCCGCGGAGATCACCGATAAACGGATCGGCCTTCGTTTCTACGGAGAACATAAGACTTTTGCCGGCTTTACCGCCCTTTATGAGGAAGGTACGGACGAAGCCACGGATAACGTGGAAATGACCCTTCCGGCCCTGAAGGAAGGCCAGAAGATCACGGTCAGCAAAGTCAGTACAGACCAGCATTTCACTCAGCCGCCGAGCCGCTTTACAGAAGCGAGCCTGGTTCGTACGCTGGAAGAAAACGGGATCGGCAGACCTTCCACATACGCGCCTACCATCACCACCATTATTTCCCGCGGATATGTTTCCAGGGAGAAAAAGCGTCTTTTCCCGACAGAGCTCGGTATCATGGTGACCGAGATGATGGAAAAGTATTTCTCCAGGATTGTTGACACTGAGTTTACAGCCATCATGGAAGAAAAGCTGGACGAAGTGGAGGAAGGTAAGACCGACTGGAAACAGATTCTCCGGGAATTCTATCCGGACTTTGTATCCACCCTTTCCGTGGCAGAAAAAGAAATTGAAAAAGTTGAGGTCAAGGATGACGTAAGCGATGTGCGCTGCGATAAATGCGGCTCCATGATGGTCTACAAAATGGGTAAATACGGCCGCTTCCTCGCGTGCCCGAATTTCCCGGAATGCAGGAACACCATGCCGATCCTGAATTATATCGACGCTTCCTGCCCGTTATGCGGCAAGCGGCTTCTGGAAAAAACCAGCAGGAAAAACAGAAAGTTCTATGGATGCGAAGGCTATCCCGAATGTGATTTTGTCAGCTGGGACAAGCCTGCCAATGAAAAATGCCCCAAGTGCGGACAATACATGATCGAGAAGAGGAACAACAAGGGCGAAACGCTGCATCTCTGTACCAATGAAAACTGCCGGTTCAAAAAAACCGTTGCCGGCGCAGAGGAAGAAGAGAATGAGTGA
- the dprA gene encoding DNA-processing protein DprA, which produces MERSITDFQYDCWLASAGMPSGTVHKVLERYGTPEACWQAVQKHDESISSLVTPRFVQILSETCNENALGKYRQKLEKHSIRSVLFSDPLYPASLKEIHDPPAILFYQGNLECTESRMLGMVGSRAASYTGQKATRKLAEDLSAQGVTIVSGMACGIDASAHRGCLDGKSPTIAVLGCGLDKPYPADNIPLRDEILKNNGLVLSEYAPGEKAAGWHFPVRNRIIVGLSRALILMEAKIRSGSMTSVSHALEQGKDVFVYPGDPSSENFEGNHQLLREGGIYFTSARDILEDMHWLDNPPAVRHNSDCAQTSLCRTPEEESVIKALKPGTLSFEQLLIHTGMNPPVLMSTLTILQIRGVIEALPGKQYQIKQ; this is translated from the coding sequence ATGGAACGAAGTATAACGGATTTCCAGTATGACTGCTGGCTGGCTTCCGCCGGTATGCCGTCAGGAACCGTCCATAAAGTACTGGAGCGTTACGGTACTCCGGAAGCCTGCTGGCAGGCTGTTCAGAAACACGATGAATCCATCAGCTCCCTTGTCACACCCCGGTTTGTTCAGATCCTATCGGAAACCTGTAATGAAAATGCCCTGGGCAAATACAGGCAGAAGCTGGAGAAGCATTCCATCCGTTCGGTTCTTTTTTCGGATCCGCTTTATCCCGCTTCGCTGAAAGAAATACATGATCCTCCGGCTATTCTTTTTTATCAGGGAAACCTGGAGTGCACGGAAAGCAGAATGCTGGGTATGGTCGGAAGCAGGGCTGCTTCCTATACAGGACAGAAAGCGACAAGGAAACTGGCTGAAGACCTGAGCGCCCAGGGCGTCACGATCGTCAGCGGCATGGCCTGCGGCATTGACGCTTCCGCGCACAGGGGATGCCTGGACGGGAAAAGCCCAACGATCGCGGTGCTCGGATGCGGTCTGGACAAACCATATCCGGCTGACAACATTCCGCTGCGGGATGAAATCCTGAAGAATAACGGGCTTGTACTGAGCGAATATGCTCCGGGTGAAAAAGCCGCCGGCTGGCATTTCCCCGTCAGAAACCGGATCATTGTGGGACTAAGCCGGGCACTGATCCTGATGGAAGCCAAAATACGCAGCGGGAGTATGACATCCGTCAGCCACGCGCTGGAGCAGGGAAAAGATGTTTTTGTCTATCCCGGGGATCCCTCATCGGAGAATTTCGAGGGAAATCACCAGCTGCTCCGGGAAGGCGGCATCTATTTTACGAGCGCCCGTGACATCCTGGAGGATATGCACTGGCTTGACAATCCTCCTGCTGTAAGGCACAATAGCGATTGTGCGCAGACATCTTTGTGCCGTACACCTGAAGAAGAATCTGTGATCAAAGCCCTGAAACCCGGCACCCTCAGCTTTGAACAGCTTCTTATCCACACCGGAATGAATCCGCCTGTGCTGATGAGCACGCTGACGATCCTGCAGATCAGGGGCGTGATTGAAGCACTGCCGGGTAAACAATACCAGATTAAGCAATAA
- a CDS encoding YifB family Mg chelatase-like AAA ATPase, producing the protein MREVMARTVSFGVSGVSGFQVNVEVFGIDSMPGMEIIGLPDTSVRESKDRVNAAIINSGREMKARRITVNLAPADMKKEGPSFDLPIAVGIMIVVGAMEPDPHIDMDKTALFGELSLDGSVQPINGALPMVISAKENGIHTVILPEKNAREVSCIQGIRILPVNHLKQVIHWFEGTGTIAEQEQISFETLKNEAVPAMDMAQIKGQKGARRAVEVAAAGGHNMLMIGVPGSGKTMLARCIPGILPPMSFEESLETTRIHSICGRLPAGSGLMVTRPFCAPHHNASVASLIGGGQDAKPGEVSLAHNGVLFLDELPEFSRGALESLRQPLEDGIVSVARVKRQAQYQSSFMLVAAMNPCPCGFYGSNRRTCRCTPPEIRRYLDRVSGPLLDRIDLQIEVDSVPVNEINDAVPSESSAQVAERVRKAREIQLERYRGTGRHCNAQLTNTEVSRYCTPDAEGLRLLNMAVDSMHLSMRAYQRILKVSRTIADLAGEETISSVHIAEAVQYRELDQKYWR; encoded by the coding sequence GTGAGAGAGGTTATGGCCAGGACGGTCAGCTTTGGAGTCAGCGGTGTCAGCGGATTCCAGGTCAATGTTGAAGTATTCGGCATTGACAGCATGCCAGGTATGGAAATCATCGGCCTGCCCGATACTTCCGTACGGGAAAGCAAGGACCGGGTCAATGCCGCCATCATTAACAGCGGCAGGGAAATGAAGGCCCGCAGAATCACTGTCAATCTCGCTCCCGCTGACATGAAAAAAGAGGGCCCCTCCTTTGATCTTCCGATCGCGGTCGGAATCATGATCGTTGTCGGTGCAATGGAACCAGATCCTCATATTGATATGGACAAAACTGCCCTTTTTGGCGAACTGAGCCTGGACGGAAGCGTGCAGCCGATCAACGGAGCGCTTCCCATGGTCATCAGCGCCAAGGAAAACGGCATACACACCGTTATCCTGCCGGAAAAGAACGCCAGGGAAGTTTCCTGCATCCAGGGAATCAGGATCCTCCCGGTGAACCATCTGAAGCAGGTGATTCACTGGTTTGAAGGGACAGGGACCATTGCTGAACAGGAACAGATTTCCTTTGAAACCCTGAAAAACGAAGCTGTTCCCGCAATGGATATGGCCCAGATCAAAGGGCAGAAAGGCGCCAGGCGCGCAGTGGAAGTGGCTGCCGCGGGCGGTCACAATATGCTGATGATCGGCGTACCCGGCAGCGGAAAAACCATGCTGGCGCGCTGTATCCCGGGAATTCTTCCGCCTATGAGCTTTGAGGAATCCCTGGAAACCACCAGGATCCATTCCATTTGCGGCAGGCTGCCCGCCGGGAGCGGGCTGATGGTGACCCGTCCTTTCTGCGCGCCGCATCATAACGCGTCCGTTGCCTCCCTGATCGGTGGCGGCCAGGATGCCAAGCCCGGTGAGGTTTCACTGGCACATAACGGCGTACTCTTCCTGGATGAACTGCCGGAATTCAGCAGGGGAGCACTGGAATCCCTGCGACAGCCGCTGGAGGACGGCATTGTTTCTGTGGCCCGTGTGAAACGCCAGGCACAGTATCAGTCCTCCTTCATGCTTGTGGCCGCCATGAATCCCTGTCCCTGTGGTTTCTACGGAAGCAACCGGCGCACCTGCCGGTGTACGCCGCCTGAAATACGCCGTTACCTTGACCGGGTATCCGGGCCTCTTCTGGACAGGATTGACCTGCAGATCGAAGTAGATTCCGTTCCCGTAAATGAAATCAATGACGCTGTCCCTTCCGAATCTTCCGCACAGGTCGCGGAACGTGTCCGGAAAGCGCGTGAAATACAGCTGGAAAGATACCGCGGAACCGGCAGGCACTGCAACGCGCAGCTGACAAATACAGAAGTCAGCAGATACTGTACGCCGGATGCCGAAGGCCTCAGGCTGCTGAACATGGCCGTAGATTCCATGCACCTGAGCATGCGCGCATACCAGCGGATCCTGAAGGTATCCAGAACCATTGCCGACCTGGCAGGAGAAGAAACCATATCCTCCGTTCATATTGCTGAAGCCGTGCAGTACCGTGAGCTTGACCAGAAGTATTGGAGATGA
- a CDS encoding phospholipid carrier-dependent glycosyltransferase: MRYRLMTYKRFSLFMVLTMLIVMLFSAGCAAAENLLVNADFTEIDEDGIPEHWYTDAYYPQIGYSVFSTGKNGQEGRNTVTVRNINENDARFAQTVAVEPDSLYLLSGYISADEVSGGHGANLSVEGVYAFSEQVYDTDGEWQYIEYYGETGPEQHYITVFARLGGYSGMCTGSAAFSGLSLEKVDSIPDDTIADMWYRETDDTDDYADDEEYGEEEEESNIPTVFWLILISLVYAFVCLVILHRRHHRPELISDYETVSSLKVAALLAAALVLRMIISWFVEGYLVDVGCFLSWGKTMYSHGPWGFYAGTSFCDYPPLYTYILGLNACITDLLQAGTELTRVIYRFVPSICDLAGCWLIYRLMIRQKLFRPDTCLCFLALSLFNPATILNSAAWGQMDSALCLMLLAVALFAVKGNWIAALPLYVLSVLLKPQALMLGPLGLVYILLTFIRNPEARKTILIGTAVSLGVLALGVIPFSLQQDWDWLINLYSRTLASYPHATVNTANLYYLLGGNWAPVADEAHVMAPVLLCILCAGYGIWWYYRAEGKPNHSTETFICFLFSAAFIVCAFMKASWAWIGGIAMAFPFAVVISPAVRSRNIQLLPWLGGLLYILLYVFGIKMHERYVFPALLLLALAWTLLRDRRILYILLLFTVTVFINEGIVLDNSIRLGSSAGHLNKDTVWLADIISAANILGALYALWLNLELFLRDGKEKPAREKAPDAKPEPLNDRFLHWKRKDTILLTLITAVYAVISLLTLGSTKAPQSYWTSSSPDEQIIFDLGESRSGTEILYFAQVSQKNFTFASSVDLENWSDEVYAQMDQGQCWKWKYVTISTEKPTRDKPYNREFTNSESGIVRFSGRYIRLSACQVNLVLNEVLFRDADGKILPAKVIRQSGAEPESSLFSDPSNMLDEQDTMEGLPAFPETSETKQAKIQPSWWNSTYFDEIYHARTAYEFTRGTVPYETSHPPLGKVLMSLFVSLFGMTPFGWRFAGALAGIIMLPGMYLLGKQLTKKTSTGLIACLLMALDCMHLTQTQIATIDSFPVLFIIFAFFFMLRFMQTDYVSEKLSASLKNLALSGLFMGLSIASKWIGIYAGAGLAILFFWHCIRIIRAKAASGQDEKSAAWGRTFWICAWCIPFFIVVPVLIYLASYIPYMAYAFKRMETIWDYIAEVWNAQVGMFNYHSQPGLGMDHYFYSPWWQWPIIGKPMYYASQQYIPYDSPVHHSIFCFGNPVIWFGGLAALVLCIFRCAQARRYRIEGSDYLWHLRSFRWDSRYVFLFIGILAQYLPWVLVPRGTYIYHYFASIPFLMLAIALCFDGYGNKAVIPARIAAAVFIAAALVFFVILFPYACGINVPTGWLDLAIGHLQIWY, from the coding sequence GTGCGTTACAGACTGATGACATATAAACGGTTTTCCCTGTTCATGGTTTTGACGATGCTGATCGTTATGCTGTTTTCCGCCGGCTGCGCTGCAGCGGAAAACCTGCTCGTCAATGCTGATTTTACAGAAATTGATGAAGACGGGATCCCCGAGCACTGGTATACAGACGCCTATTATCCCCAGATCGGGTACAGCGTGTTCAGCACAGGCAAAAACGGCCAGGAAGGCAGGAATACCGTTACTGTCCGCAACATCAATGAAAATGACGCCCGTTTTGCCCAGACGGTTGCGGTTGAACCGGATTCCCTGTATCTGCTCAGCGGTTATATCAGCGCGGATGAAGTATCCGGAGGGCACGGTGCCAACCTGAGCGTTGAAGGTGTCTACGCTTTCAGTGAGCAGGTATATGATACAGACGGGGAATGGCAGTATATCGAATATTACGGCGAAACAGGACCTGAACAGCACTATATAACCGTATTTGCCCGCCTCGGCGGTTACAGCGGTATGTGTACGGGAAGCGCAGCCTTTTCCGGGCTTTCCCTGGAGAAGGTGGACAGCATTCCCGATGACACAATCGCGGATATGTGGTACAGGGAAACCGATGATACGGATGATTACGCGGATGACGAGGAATACGGGGAAGAGGAAGAAGAATCCAATATCCCCACTGTATTCTGGCTGATCCTGATCAGCCTGGTTTATGCGTTTGTATGCCTTGTCATCCTGCACCGCCGGCATCACAGGCCTGAACTGATCTCCGATTATGAAACTGTATCTTCCCTGAAAGTCGCTGCCCTGCTTGCAGCCGCACTGGTTCTCCGGATGATCATCAGCTGGTTTGTGGAAGGATACCTGGTTGATGTCGGGTGCTTCCTCAGCTGGGGAAAGACAATGTATTCCCATGGTCCCTGGGGATTCTACGCAGGAACAAGTTTCTGCGATTATCCTCCTCTTTACACCTACATCCTTGGACTGAACGCCTGTATCACGGATCTGCTGCAGGCAGGAACCGAACTGACGAGGGTTATTTACCGCTTTGTTCCGTCCATATGTGACCTGGCTGGATGCTGGTTGATCTACCGGCTGATGATCAGGCAAAAGCTGTTCAGGCCGGATACCTGCCTGTGCTTCCTGGCGCTTTCGCTGTTCAATCCGGCAACGATCCTTAACAGCGCCGCGTGGGGACAGATGGACAGCGCCCTCTGCCTGATGCTGCTTGCGGTTGCCTTGTTTGCGGTGAAGGGGAACTGGATTGCCGCCCTGCCGCTGTATGTGTTATCTGTGCTTCTTAAGCCCCAGGCCCTTATGCTGGGGCCGCTGGGACTTGTATATATCCTGTTGACCTTTATCCGGAATCCTGAAGCACGGAAAACAATCCTCATTGGTACTGCTGTAAGCCTGGGAGTACTCGCTTTGGGTGTGATTCCTTTCAGCCTGCAGCAGGACTGGGACTGGCTGATCAACCTTTACAGCCGTACGCTGGCTTCCTATCCCCACGCAACGGTCAATACAGCAAACCTGTATTACCTGCTTGGCGGGAACTGGGCTCCTGTGGCTGATGAAGCCCATGTGATGGCGCCGGTACTTCTTTGCATCCTCTGCGCCGGTTACGGGATCTGGTGGTATTACCGCGCGGAAGGGAAGCCGAATCACAGCACTGAGACTTTCATCTGTTTCCTTTTCTCGGCCGCGTTTATCGTTTGTGCCTTCATGAAGGCTTCCTGGGCCTGGATCGGCGGCATAGCCATGGCGTTCCCCTTTGCCGTTGTGATCAGTCCCGCGGTCCGTTCCCGCAATATACAGCTCCTGCCATGGCTTGGGGGACTGCTGTATATCCTTTTGTATGTATTCGGCATCAAAATGCATGAGCGGTATGTTTTCCCCGCACTTCTCCTGCTCGCACTTGCCTGGACACTGCTCCGGGACCGTCGGATCCTCTATATCCTGCTGCTGTTTACGGTGACGGTATTCATCAATGAGGGAATTGTGCTGGACAACAGTATCCGCCTGGGATCAAGTGCCGGTCACCTGAACAAGGATACGGTATGGCTTGCGGATATCATCAGCGCCGCCAACATCCTAGGCGCGCTGTACGCGCTGTGGCTGAACCTTGAATTGTTCCTCCGGGACGGCAAGGAGAAACCTGCCCGGGAGAAGGCACCGGATGCAAAGCCCGAACCGCTTAACGACCGGTTCCTGCACTGGAAACGGAAAGATACGATCCTGCTCACCCTGATCACCGCGGTATATGCCGTGATCAGCCTGCTGACGCTAGGAAGCACAAAAGCTCCACAGTCATACTGGACATCCAGCAGCCCGGACGAACAGATCATTTTTGACCTGGGAGAATCCAGAAGCGGAACGGAAATCCTGTATTTCGCACAGGTCAGCCAGAAAAACTTTACATTTGCTTCCAGTGTGGACCTTGAAAACTGGAGCGATGAAGTTTACGCGCAGATGGATCAGGGTCAGTGCTGGAAATGGAAGTATGTCACCATTTCCACGGAAAAACCCACGCGGGATAAGCCCTACAACCGCGAATTCACCAACTCGGAAAGCGGTATTGTCCGTTTCAGCGGCAGGTATATCAGGCTGTCGGCATGCCAGGTCAACCTAGTCCTGAATGAAGTCCTTTTCCGCGATGCTGACGGGAAAATCCTTCCCGCAAAGGTTATCAGACAAAGCGGCGCTGAACCGGAATCCTCCCTGTTCTCCGATCCGTCCAACATGCTGGATGAACAGGATACCATGGAGGGCCTGCCGGCATTCCCGGAAACGAGTGAAACAAAACAGGCAAAAATCCAGCCCAGCTGGTGGAACAGCACCTATTTTGACGAAATCTATCATGCCCGAACCGCGTATGAATTCACGCGGGGAACCGTACCGTATGAAACCAGTCATCCGCCGCTCGGAAAAGTGCTTATGAGCCTGTTTGTCTCCCTGTTCGGCATGACACCCTTCGGATGGCGTTTTGCCGGGGCACTGGCCGGTATCATTATGCTTCCGGGTATGTATCTGCTCGGCAAGCAGCTTACCAAGAAAACAAGCACAGGATTGATCGCGTGCCTGCTGATGGCGCTTGACTGTATGCATCTGACGCAGACGCAGATCGCGACAATTGACAGTTTCCCGGTTCTGTTTATCATCTTCGCATTCTTCTTCATGCTGCGTTTTATGCAGACGGATTATGTGTCTGAAAAGCTGTCGGCATCCCTGAAAAACCTGGCCCTGAGCGGACTTTTTATGGGACTTTCCATCGCCAGCAAATGGATAGGAATTTACGCGGGTGCCGGCCTGGCGATCCTGTTCTTCTGGCACTGCATCCGGATCATCCGCGCGAAAGCAGCTTCAGGCCAGGACGAGAAAAGTGCCGCATGGGGCAGAACCTTCTGGATCTGCGCCTGGTGCATCCCGTTCTTTATAGTCGTTCCTGTACTGATCTACCTGGCCAGCTACATTCCCTATATGGCCTATGCCTTCAAACGTATGGAGACCATATGGGATTATATTGCGGAAGTCTGGAACGCCCAGGTGGGGATGTTCAATTACCACAGCCAGCCCGGGCTCGGTATGGATCATTACTTCTATTCACCCTGGTGGCAGTGGCCCATCATCGGCAAGCCTATGTATTATGCTTCCCAGCAGTATATACCCTATGATTCTCCGGTTCACCACAGCATCTTCTGCTTCGGAAACCCGGTTATCTGGTTCGGCGGGCTCGCCGCGCTGGTCCTCTGTATATTCCGCTGCGCACAGGCCAGAAGATACCGCATTGAAGGATCCGATTATCTGTGGCACCTGCGTTCCTTCCGCTGGGACAGCCGTTACGTATTCCTCTTCATTGGCATCCTCGCGCAGTATCTGCCCTGGGTTCTTGTTCCGCGGGGCACCTATATCTACCATTATTTTGCCAGTATTCCTTTCCTGATGCTTGCCATCGCCCTTTGCTTTGACGGATACGGAAATAAAGCGGTAATCCCCGCACGGATCGCGGCTGCGGTATTCATAGCCGCCGCGCTGGTATTCTTTGTCATCCTTTTCCCTTACGCATGCGGAATCAATGTTCCCACAGGCTGGCTTGACCTGGCCATCGGACATCTGCAGATCTGGTACTGA
- a CDS encoding YraN family protein has protein sequence MTYETGLLGEDMAAVWLEEHYGMRLQESRYRNKAGEIDLIMLDKDYIVFVEVKTRISGRPGCGLESVNRRKQQRIARAATLYLMQHKMLNHAIRFDVIEVRDDEFLYIPNAFQPGGMFYR, from the coding sequence ATGACCTATGAAACCGGACTGCTGGGCGAGGATATGGCTGCTGTCTGGCTGGAAGAGCATTATGGAATGCGGCTGCAGGAAAGCAGGTACAGGAACAAAGCCGGAGAAATTGACCTGATTATGCTCGATAAGGATTACATTGTTTTTGTCGAGGTTAAAACAAGGATATCAGGCAGACCCGGATGCGGGCTGGAGTCCGTGAACCGCAGAAAACAGCAGCGGATCGCCAGGGCTGCCACGCTTTACCTGATGCAGCATAAAATGCTGAACCACGCCATCCGCTTCGATGTGATCGAAGTTCGGGATGATGAATTCCTGTATATCCCAAACGCGTTCCAGCCGGGCGGCATGTTTTACAGATAA